The Zingiber officinale cultivar Zhangliang chromosome 2A, Zo_v1.1, whole genome shotgun sequence genomic sequence CGGAAGAGGCATAGCTATGCCACCAAATCGAATCAGACCCGTGTCGTCAAAACCCCTGGTAACGATCCATTATTTTCTCCTTTCTAAGTCCTGGATTTCTGTTGGTTATCCAAATTTCCTTCAGATTCATTCAATTTTTCGTTTTGTTTTTGTTCTTTCTGTCCCTTGTAAATTTATGGCAGTTTTGGTTGTGATAATCTAGCATATGTGTATTTCTGGTGTATTTAGTACTCTTCATCATAGATCGCTTCTTTTTAATTGTGTTTGATTTCTTGATGTAGGTGGGAAGTTGGTGTACCAGTATACACACAAAAGAGCCAGTGGACCCAAATGCCCCGTGACTGGAAAGAGAATCCAAGGGGTACGTACTTAGGCTGCTTCTGGTTTGCCTTCAAATTTTATTTGACTTGATAAGTTTCACGCTTGATTTTCTAGGTTACTAATGCAATGCTTCATAgcagcaattttttttttaaattttatgaaatGAAAATTACAATACATACTGTTCTACAACTTTTTCTTCCCAACAATTACCGCATGCTACAATTCACCTAGCCATGGTTTAACGAATATGCTCTTAGTATATATTTTTTGTATTCAATTCTGAAGTCTGaaataatataactcaaacttaaCTCAAGTAGCATacatttataatttaaatatggAAGTAAAAAAGTTAGATCCTGCTGGCTGATAAAAAAACAACATTAATCAGCATACTTCTCTGATTATTTtactaaataatttatattttttgtgTTGATTAAAAGGCACTTGCATTGTATGTTTTTTGTGCAAGATTAACTATTTAAGATCAGTTGGCTGAAAAAAATGCGTGTGTTTTTTTAAGACCAATATATTTTAGAAATGTGTTTTTTCCCTGTACTTCAATTCCTAACTTCTATTTGTTTCTCTAATTTTGTGGGCATGTATATGCCATTTCCTTGATCTTAGGATCTTTAGGAGCTTACAAATGTTGTTTCTTATAAGATCAGTGAATCATTGTGAATGATCATTTActgtttctatgtttttttttttttttttttgcctccaACATGATGTAATTTTTAGCTTAGGAATACTAATTATATCTCTAAAGAGTTTTCTTGTTTTTAGGCATTCAAACAGAATTGTGAACATCTCTCCTCTTTGTCAAATCTAAACTTTGATACACTGTGTGGACTTTGAAGGATGTCTAGCCTTTGATAATTGTGTGCTGGTGGTCATTTGTAAGGATGCCTTATTTTCTGTCCTAGTGATGGTACAATTTACAATGTGTTTGCCATGCCTTTGAGTGTGAACTACTTTTGGCTTCCAATGTAATTCTAAGTTGTTGAATTTATTGTTATTCCATGGGGGTGTTGTCTTCATAGTGTAGATGCTCACTGAAAAATTGTAGTGCCAACTTTATTGTACATTTTATGTTCTATTTTGCATATAAACATGACACTATATTAATTATGTAACTGCAAAAGTTAGTTTACAAGTTCTCTATAGTTTTAAGTGACAAAAGTTCTTGTAGAAAAATCATTTCGGGTGTTTTGCCAATTGGAATTATATCTGCATTGTAATGATTTGTTGATGTGCAGATAATGCTTTTAGGTATTTATTTTCCTTTGCCGTATGGTGCTCATCTTGTCTACTGTACATCTTGTCTATCATTGGCGCATTATTGTGTTTAAGTTATTGGTGTTCTTGTTTCATTTCAAAACATCTGGTGGTTTGCCTGATGGGTTTTTTCTATTGTTGatcaaattttcttttttgttgaGGTCCTTTTTTTCTCGCTTGAAAATCGGATTGACTCTTTGCTTTTGTTTGTGTCCAGATTCCTCACTTGAGACCCACACAGTATAGAAGATCTAGATTGTCTAGAAACCGGAGGACTGTGAACCGAGCTTATGGTGGAGTCTTATCTGGAGGTGCTGTCAGAGAGAGGTGGGTAGCTTCGGCTTCTGTATGTTCGTaatcataataattttttttccagATTGCATGCATCTTATAATATATTTGTTGGATCTCCAGGATTATCCGAGCTTTCTTGGTCGAAGAGCAAAAGATCGTGAAGAAAGTTTTGAAGATCCAGAAGGCTAAAGAGAAGCAAAGCACCAAGAGCTAAGGCATCAAACTAAACAAAAGTTATGTCCGGAGCCTTTTAATCTAGAAATTTTTGTTTGACTCGGTGAACTTTGTCGGGCGGTGTTTATACATTGCTTCAATATGCTTTACTAGAAAGTCTAGAATCATGAGGACAGCCAGTTCCGTCGTTACTTAATATGGCGGCAATGTTCGTTGTGCTTCGATTAATTTTCTCCTATTGCATTGtgttatttccatgcttagttgCAGTTATGGATTGACAGTGCCCTGCATACCACGGCTTATTGCCTGTTCGCATATACTTTACTTGACATCCCTCCGCGGACCCCAAGCCAACATGGAACGGAATCTCAGTACCTTGCTGAAAAAGAAAAAGTGGAAGATTTGCATCAAATGAAATGCAAAAGAAGAGACCAGCGGCAAGAAATCCTTATTCCTTCGCCTTTCACAAGCCATTTATACCATTTTGCACGATCGCCATGTTCGTTAATTCATGGAGTGCCTCAGGATCAGCGCACGGAGTACCCTGCCCCGTCACCACCCGGCAATTAGGCGCATTGGTCTTGCGCCTGCTGGCCGGCGACTCCACTTTCCCCAGCCGTCGGTGCCCTGGCATCGCTCCGTACGCTGCTCCCATGCAGTGCCCCTTCCGAAGGAGTTCGAGGGGAACAAGAAAGGCCGGTGGAAGAAGGTGGCGGCTGGGACGGCCGTCGCCGTAGCTTGCGTGCTGGGTGCAGTCTACTTGTCACCCGCCGTATCGGCCCCCCCTGCGAAGCCGACCGAACCAGGATTCATCTGTGTAGAAATCGAAAGTTGTGAAAATAACGTGCTGGACAGAACGCGGGACGAAGTGCGCGAAATCTTGTTCAAGAAGGTGGTCCGTTCGTTGCTAAACTTTATTTGACAGACATGTTATTTTCTAGCTCCTCTCTATGCTTTCCAACTGCATTCAGGGAACGTGCGGCGTGCCTAAGATGGAGTCCTGGATGGATGACCCGATGATGTTCGATGCTACTCTGAAGGTGGTGCAGTGGCACATCGCGAAGGTGATCGAATCGCTTTCCTAGTTAGCTCCCCATGCCATCGGCAAAATTCCGGCGTACCTTCTAACTAAATGAGTTATGCAGAAAGACTATCACGCGGCGGAAGAAATCTGcaaacaaaccataaaaatcggACCGGAGTCTGATGCACGTCCTCGTCTTCTCATGGTCCTCCCCTCccagataatatatatatattctcataCAGTCGATTATTTACAAATTATATTACTCAGTACTGATTAAGATGAATATATATAATTGTGTAGGCTGTGATTAGGATGATGCTGGCAGTGGAAGTGATGCTGGAACCAGAGACAGGAGAACAGGAGCCGGAAGCGTACGTCAAGAGCGCGATGGAGTCGTGGAAAGAGTTCTACGGAAGCGTCGGTAGGAAGGTACCGACATCGGACTAGTCAGAGTTTGTCAAcccctttattttttattttttcctttttattttaatttgtcgAATAAAGCTGTCGAATGAGATTGATCGTGATATTAT encodes the following:
- the LOC122040821 gene encoding 60S ribosomal protein L34-like, whose product is MVQRLTYRKRHSYATKSNQTRVVKTPGGKLVYQYTHKRASGPKCPVTGKRIQGIPHLRPTQYRRSRLSRNRRTVNRAYGGVLSGGAVRERIIRAFLVEEQKIVKKVLKIQKAKEKQSTKS
- the LOC122040820 gene encoding uncharacterized protein LOC122040820: MKCKRRDQRISARSTLPRHHPAIRRIGLAPAGRRLHFPQPSVPWHRSVRCSHAVPLPKEFEGNKKGRWKKVAAGTAVAVACVLGAVYLSPAVSAPPAKPTEPGFICVEIESCENNVLDRTRDEVREILFKKGTCGVPKMESWMDDPMMFDATLKVVQWHIAKKDYHAAEEICKQTIKIGPESDARPRLLMAVIRMMLAVEVMLEPETGEQEPEAYVKSAMESWKEFYGSVGRKVPTSD